The proteins below come from a single Nitrospirota bacterium genomic window:
- a CDS encoding ATP-dependent helicase, with protein sequence MKFPERFPQAAVITLEQNYRSTQRILDVANAVLENMKNKYSKCLVSARGVEGEKPRLLFFKNAYDEAEWIADMVKERLDEGVPLGNQCVMFRSMYLSIPLQSELAKRNIPYETYGGLKFYETAHVKDVIAHLKVLANPRDELSWNRVLLLIGRIGPKTATRITDRLTARASLSEALEKGFRGFLEKRPYAEGLGRLREALARAAPEEVPVGEKFEVLLSYYTPLMKNKYDDWHVRINDLEALRQIAARYASMEELLEDFAVEPPERGVLRVEPETREEEAPLVLSTIHSAKGLEWDVVHVMGLMDGVLPVTFALDSEEELEEEQRLFYVAVTRARSALSLSLHHEGMRGGITQFNKISRFVDVPDVLRKLEVRDVGRAVGRLARRGEPEEEGPLMDKKSLLEKLLDYYK encoded by the coding sequence ATGAAGTTCCCCGAGCGCTTCCCCCAGGCGGCGGTCATCACCCTGGAGCAGAACTACCGGAGCACCCAGAGGATACTGGACGTGGCCAACGCGGTGCTTGAGAACATGAAGAACAAGTACTCCAAGTGCCTGGTCTCGGCCCGGGGCGTGGAGGGCGAGAAGCCCCGGCTGCTCTTCTTCAAAAACGCCTATGACGAGGCCGAGTGGATAGCCGACATGGTGAAGGAGCGGCTGGACGAGGGCGTCCCCCTGGGCAACCAGTGCGTCATGTTCCGCTCCATGTACCTGTCCATACCGCTTCAGTCGGAGCTGGCCAAGCGCAACATCCCCTACGAGACCTACGGCGGGCTCAAGTTCTACGAGACGGCCCACGTCAAGGACGTCATCGCGCATCTCAAGGTGCTGGCCAACCCCCGGGACGAACTCTCCTGGAACCGGGTGCTCCTGCTCATCGGGCGCATCGGGCCGAAGACGGCCACCCGGATAACGGACCGGCTGACCGCCCGCGCTTCCCTCTCGGAGGCCCTGGAGAAGGGGTTTCGGGGGTTTCTCGAAAAACGGCCCTATGCCGAAGGGCTCGGGCGGCTCAGGGAGGCCCTCGCCCGGGCCGCGCCGGAGGAGGTGCCGGTGGGGGAGAAGTTCGAGGTGCTCCTCAGCTACTACACCCCCCTCATGAAGAACAAGTACGACGACTGGCACGTGCGGATAAACGACCTGGAGGCCTTGAGGCAGATAGCCGCGCGGTACGCCTCCATGGAGGAGCTTCTGGAGGACTTCGCCGTGGAGCCCCCGGAGCGGGGGGTCTTGCGCGTCGAGCCCGAGACCAGGGAGGAGGAAGCTCCCCTGGTGCTCTCCACCATCCATTCGGCCAAGGGGCTGGAGTGGGACGTGGTCCACGTCATGGGGCTCATGGACGGCGTGCTGCCGGTGACCTTCGCCCTGGACAGCGAGGAGGAGCTGGAGGAGGAGCAGAGGCTTTTCTACGTGGCCGTCACCCGGGCCCGGAGCGCCCTTTCCCTGAGCCTGCACCACGAGGGCATGCGTGGGGGCATCACCCAGTTCAACAAAATCTCTCGCTTCGTGGACGTCCCCGACGTCCTCAGGAAGCTGGAGGTCAGGGACGTGGGAAGGGCCGTGGGGCGGCTCGCCCGCAGGGGCGAGCCGGAGGAGGAGGGCCCCCTCATGGACAAGAAGTCCCTCCTCGAAAAACTCCTGGACTACTACAAGTAA
- a CDS encoding DUF3786 domain-containing protein, whose amino-acid sequence MSGLSPLEIYKILPRTNCRQCQAATCMAFAAAVLRGQKRFADCPHLESGTIARLEGKTHKQSPAEKKREELLESLRGQIAALDFPSRAAHLGAETRDGKLVVKCLGREFEIDPRGNIESQCHTHVWFSIPLLHYVLFSQGREPSGAWVPFRLLKNGAAGSPLFEQRCEKPLKHIADTHTELFEYLVDVFGGTPSDNFDSDISVVLFPFPKVPLLICYWKSEGELESQLHLFFDSTAEENLGIETTGALGVGLANMLEKIILKHR is encoded by the coding sequence ATGTCCGGGCTCAGTCCTCTGGAAATCTATAAGATCCTGCCCAGGACGAATTGCAGGCAATGCCAGGCCGCAACCTGCATGGCTTTCGCGGCCGCAGTGCTCCGGGGACAAAAACGGTTTGCCGACTGTCCCCATCTGGAAAGCGGCACAATTGCCCGGCTCGAGGGCAAGACACACAAGCAGTCCCCCGCCGAGAAAAAAAGGGAAGAACTGCTGGAATCCTTGAGGGGGCAAATAGCAGCACTGGACTTTCCTTCCAGGGCGGCACACCTGGGGGCCGAAACCAGGGACGGCAAGCTGGTGGTCAAATGCCTGGGCAGGGAATTCGAGATCGACCCAAGGGGCAACATCGAATCGCAATGCCATACGCACGTCTGGTTCTCCATACCGCTGCTTCATTATGTTCTCTTCAGCCAGGGACGGGAGCCTTCCGGCGCGTGGGTGCCGTTCAGGTTGCTGAAAAACGGGGCGGCGGGAAGCCCACTTTTCGAGCAGAGGTGCGAAAAACCGCTCAAGCACATCGCGGATACGCACACGGAGCTTTTCGAGTATTTGGTTGATGTCTTTGGCGGCACGCCGTCGGACAATTTCGACTCGGACATATCGGTCGTCTTGTTTCCGTTTCCCAAAGTGCCTCTTCTCATTTGTTATTGGAAGTCCGAGGGCGAGCTTGAATCCCAACTGCACCTCTTCTTCGACAGCACGGCGGAGGAGAACCTTGGCATCGAGACGACCGGCGCTCTCGGGGTCGGCCTTGCAAACATGCTGGAGAAAATCATACTCAAACACAGGTGA
- a CDS encoding class I SAM-dependent methyltransferase translates to MKDRMDLERIVFIGRTFGEYAAMFALDEASLGRGPVLDCAAGPSSFTAEARAMGIEATACDVLYGLTPRELYEKGRADLSHVFDQKFDGAAHLYTWTYYKGKEDVIARRERALELFRADYPVGLPEGRYVRAELPHLPFPDGAFELVLSSHFLFLYGDRLDVDFHTASLRELIRVASGEVRIFPLDGLDAKPCPYMDDVLSFLDGEGMKTEIIEVPFEFQKGTNKMLRLSRKEEE, encoded by the coding sequence GTGAAGGACCGGATGGACCTGGAGCGCATAGTTTTCATCGGGCGGACGTTCGGGGAATACGCGGCCATGTTCGCCCTCGATGAGGCGTCTCTCGGGCGCGGGCCCGTGCTGGACTGCGCGGCGGGTCCGTCCTCCTTTACCGCCGAGGCACGGGCCATGGGCATCGAGGCCACGGCATGCGATGTCCTTTACGGTCTCACGCCCCGGGAGCTTTACGAAAAAGGCAGGGCGGACCTCTCGCACGTCTTTGACCAGAAGTTCGACGGGGCGGCGCACCTTTATACGTGGACGTACTACAAGGGGAAGGAGGACGTTATCGCCCGGAGGGAAAGGGCGCTGGAGCTTTTCAGGGCTGACTATCCCGTGGGCCTTCCGGAGGGCCGTTACGTGCGGGCCGAGCTGCCTCATCTACCCTTTCCTGACGGGGCGTTCGAGCTTGTGCTTTCGAGCCACTTTCTGTTTCTCTACGGCGACAGGCTGGATGTGGATTTTCACACGGCGTCTCTCAGGGAACTAATCAGGGTTGCCTCGGGAGAGGTAAGGATATTCCCCCTGGACGGGCTCGATGCAAAGCCCTGTCCTTACATGGACGATGTCTTGAGCTTTCTGGACGGGGAAGGCATGAAAACCGAAATAATAGAGGTGCCCTTTGAATTTCAAAAAGGCACGAATAAAATGCTCAGGCTTTCCCGAAAGGAGGAGGAATGA
- a CDS encoding UvrD-helicase domain-containing protein, with product MSAPEERTTGELAAFLNPAQFEAVTRVEGPVLVIAGAGSGKTRVIEYRVLNLVQSGVKPNSILLLTFTRKAAREMIARAARHDPECRNVEGGTFHSFAYKTLKRYAKSIGFPESFAVLDEGDAEEAIHRCAARMGLYEGEKRFPRKDTLRSLVSVSVNKGSPLGEIIRKEYPHFIEYIPEIYYGTCMTNSTVIDAPKTEAEMM from the coding sequence GTGAGCGCCCCGGAGGAGAGGACCACGGGAGAGCTGGCCGCCTTTCTGAACCCGGCCCAGTTCGAGGCGGTCACGCGGGTGGAGGGCCCCGTGCTGGTCATCGCCGGGGCGGGCTCGGGGAAGACCCGGGTCATCGAGTACCGTGTACTGAACCTGGTCCAGAGCGGCGTGAAGCCCAACTCCATCCTCCTTTTGACCTTCACGCGGAAGGCCGCCCGGGAGATGATAGCCCGCGCCGCCCGGCACGACCCGGAGTGCCGCAACGTCGAGGGCGGCACGTTTCACTCCTTCGCCTACAAGACCCTGAAGCGCTATGCCAAGAGCATCGGCTTCCCCGAGAGCTTCGCCGTCCTGGACGAAGGGGACGCCGAGGAGGCCATCCACCGGTGCGCGGCCAGGATGGGCCTGTACGAGGGGGAAAAGCGCTTCCCCCGGAAGGACACCCTGCGCTCGCTGGTGAGCGTTTCGGTGAACAAGGGCTCCCCGCTTGGGGAGATAATCAGGAAGGAGTATCCCCATTTTATCGAGTACATCCCGGAAATATATTATGGCACATGCATGACCAACTCAACAGTAATCGATGCCCCCAAAACGGAAGCAGAAATGATGTAA
- a CDS encoding SDR family oxidoreductase, with amino-acid sequence MDKEPVLQGQTALVTGGSSGIGEAIALAAGRAGASVVVNYHSGDGEAEKVVQGIRRSGGRAIKVRANVGEEDQVREMFKRAVAEFGTVDILFNNAGIQKDAAFTEMSMEDWSLVLGVNLTGAFLCAREAAGEFIRRGVVPGRSRAAGKIIFTSSVHEVIPWARHANYAASKGGVMLLMKSVAQELARHRIRVNSIAPGAIKTRINRAAWETPEAEAGLKKLIPYGRVGEPEDVARVAVWLASDEADYVHGTTLYVDGGMLLYPGFRTGG; translated from the coding sequence GTGGATAAGGAACCGGTTCTCCAGGGCCAGACGGCCCTTGTCACGGGGGGAAGCTCGGGCATCGGGGAGGCCATAGCGCTGGCCGCGGGCCGGGCCGGGGCCAGCGTGGTGGTGAATTACCACTCGGGGGACGGGGAGGCGGAGAAGGTCGTCCAGGGAATCCGCCGCTCCGGGGGGCGGGCCATCAAGGTCCGGGCGAACGTGGGTGAGGAGGACCAGGTACGGGAGATGTTCAAGCGGGCGGTGGCGGAGTTCGGGACCGTGGATATCCTGTTCAATAACGCGGGGATTCAGAAGGACGCGGCCTTCACGGAGATGAGCATGGAGGACTGGAGCCTGGTCCTCGGCGTCAACCTCACCGGCGCTTTCCTCTGCGCCCGGGAGGCCGCCGGGGAGTTCATCCGCCGCGGGGTGGTCCCCGGCCGCTCCCGGGCGGCGGGAAAAATCATCTTCACCAGCTCGGTCCACGAGGTCATTCCCTGGGCGCGCCATGCCAACTACGCCGCCTCCAAGGGCGGGGTGATGCTCCTGATGAAGAGCGTGGCCCAGGAGCTTGCCCGTCATCGGATACGGGTCAACAGCATCGCCCCGGGGGCCATCAAGACCAGGATAAACCGCGCGGCCTGGGAGACCCCCGAGGCCGAGGCCGGGCTCAAGAAGCTCATTCCCTACGGGCGGGTGGGAGAGCCGGAGGACGTCGCCCGGGTGGCGGTCTGGCTCGCCTCGGACGAGGCGGACTACGTCCACGGGACCACCCTTTACGTCGACGGCGGCATGCTCCTTTATCCGGGCTTCCGCACCGGCGGGTAG
- a CDS encoding nitroreductase family protein translates to MTNLIEVDREKCDGDGICAAVCPVGIIQMNEAMPEPVAGAGKLCITCGHCVAFCPTGALSHRAMKPGDCRPMRSELDLSAGQAEQFLKGRRSIRVYEDRAVEKETLERLIDMARYAPTGMNSQPVGWLVIHDKGEVKKLSSMVVDWMRFAIESEAEMAASMRLARIVDDWERGIDRVCRNAPHLVLAHAPKGMPVSQSACTLALSYLELAALPFGLGACWAGYLMLAAAFWPPIEQALGLSERVSPYGAMMLGYPKYRVQRIPLRKEPRIEWR, encoded by the coding sequence ATGACGAACCTCATCGAAGTCGACAGGGAGAAATGCGACGGAGACGGCATCTGTGCCGCCGTCTGCCCGGTAGGCATAATCCAGATGAACGAGGCGATGCCCGAACCGGTCGCCGGTGCCGGCAAGCTTTGCATTACCTGCGGGCATTGCGTGGCGTTCTGTCCCACCGGGGCGCTTTCTCACCGTGCCATGAAGCCCGGGGACTGCCGGCCCATGCGCAGTGAGCTCGACCTGAGCGCCGGGCAGGCGGAGCAGTTTTTGAAGGGCCGCCGCTCCATCCGCGTCTATGAGGACAGGGCGGTTGAAAAGGAAACCCTGGAGCGGCTCATCGACATGGCCCGGTACGCCCCCACGGGAATGAACTCCCAGCCCGTGGGATGGCTTGTTATCCACGACAAAGGCGAGGTAAAAAAGCTCTCCTCGATGGTTGTCGACTGGATGCGCTTTGCAATCGAGAGCGAGGCCGAAATGGCGGCCTCCATGCGCCTTGCGCGCATAGTGGACGACTGGGAGCGCGGGATAGACCGCGTATGCCGAAACGCCCCGCACCTTGTGCTGGCCCATGCCCCCAAGGGGATGCCCGTTTCGCAGTCGGCCTGCACACTCGCCCTGTCTTATCTCGAGCTGGCCGCCCTGCCGTTTGGCCTTGGTGCGTGCTGGGCCGGTTATCTCATGCTGGCCGCGGCCTTCTGGCCGCCCATCGAGCAGGCGCTCGGGCTGAGTGAGCGCGTCTCCCCATACGGGGCGATGATGCTCGGGTATCCGAAATACCGCGTCCAGAGGATACCGCTTAGGAAAGAGCCAAGGATAGAGTGGCGGTGA
- a CDS encoding NAD(P)-dependent oxidoreductase, translating into MEALVTGGTGFIGRHVVRRLLRDGHRVRVYSRRSERPPWLSGGNMHPGDLGDFSRVVRAMEGCQVLYHVGEMKNVNRAASERNVKLMEHILGHVRKAGVGRVVFVSSITVAGIPSTVPAREDTEPRVTLSDHYTDYKRRCEELLAGQDQAEFAIIRPGPVYGPGSEHLRRFLRALETLGAVGLPFVRRGESLAPLVFVEDLGEAIALAGLHPGAGGHTLNLTDGARHSWRDFLAAAADAMGKKLRLLPVPPAILKLPAFFVDFLALAFRMDPDASHYVEFFSSDLHFDNALARAVLQWQPRHSLEEGVREMVRDYLEWREAHR; encoded by the coding sequence TTGGAAGCCCTTGTCACCGGGGGGACCGGGTTCATCGGGCGGCACGTGGTGAGACGGCTCCTTCGGGACGGGCACCGGGTGCGCGTGTACTCCCGCCGGAGCGAGCGTCCCCCGTGGCTTTCGGGGGGCAACATGCACCCGGGCGACCTGGGCGATTTCTCCCGGGTCGTACGGGCCATGGAAGGCTGCCAGGTGCTTTACCACGTGGGGGAGATGAAGAACGTCAACCGGGCGGCCTCCGAGAGAAACGTCAAGCTGATGGAGCACATCCTGGGCCATGTCCGGAAGGCCGGGGTCGGGCGCGTGGTTTTCGTCAGCTCCATAACCGTGGCGGGCATCCCCTCGACCGTGCCGGCCCGCGAGGACACGGAACCCCGGGTGACCCTCTCGGACCACTACACGGACTACAAGCGCCGGTGCGAGGAGCTTCTGGCCGGGCAGGACCAGGCGGAGTTCGCCATCATCCGCCCGGGGCCTGTCTACGGGCCGGGCTCTGAGCACTTGAGACGGTTCCTCCGGGCGCTGGAGACCCTGGGTGCGGTGGGCCTGCCTTTTGTAAGGAGGGGAGAGAGCCTGGCCCCTCTCGTCTTCGTGGAGGACCTGGGGGAGGCCATCGCCCTGGCCGGCCTGCATCCCGGCGCAGGAGGGCACACCCTGAACCTGACCGACGGGGCGCGCCACAGCTGGCGGGACTTCCTCGCGGCCGCCGCGGATGCGATGGGCAAAAAGCTCCGGCTCCTGCCGGTCCCGCCGGCCATCCTCAAGCTGCCGGCTTTCTTCGTGGACTTTCTGGCCCTGGCCTTCAGGATGGACCCCGACGCCTCCCACTACGTGGAGTTCTTCTCAAGCGACCTTCATTTCGATAACGCCCTGGCCCGGGCCGTCCTTCAGTGGCAGCCCCGGCACTCCCTTGAAGAGGGCGTGAGGGAGATGGTCAGGGACTATCTCGAGTGGCGGGAGGCGCATCGATGA
- a CDS encoding TIGR04282 family arsenosugar biosynthesis glycosyltransferase has protein sequence MNTEALVIMAKAPRAESVKTRLRGHLADGQRLALYESLLEGTIRRLRDIPGVDTFIAYTPAGDREYFAAWGLPLFPQSEGDLGLRMHEALGVLLKRDYRKAALVGVDIPALTAGVVREAMGLLESHDLVFGPARDGGYYLVGMTAPRRAVFEAIPWSSPKTLEESVRKARSLGLSVAFTRELSDIDTIEDLKRPGQARPGAP, from the coding sequence TTGAACACGGAAGCCCTCGTCATCATGGCCAAGGCCCCCCGCGCGGAAAGCGTGAAGACACGCCTCAGGGGCCACCTTGCCGACGGCCAGAGGCTGGCCCTCTATGAAAGCCTCCTTGAAGGGACCATCCGGAGGCTCCGGGACATCCCCGGCGTGGACACCTTCATCGCCTACACGCCTGCCGGGGACAGGGAGTACTTCGCGGCCTGGGGGCTGCCCCTTTTCCCCCAGTCGGAGGGCGACCTGGGCCTGCGCATGCACGAGGCCCTGGGCGTCCTCCTCAAGCGGGACTACCGGAAGGCCGCCCTGGTGGGCGTGGACATTCCGGCCCTCACCGCCGGGGTTGTGCGGGAGGCCATGGGGCTCCTTGAGAGTCACGACCTCGTGTTCGGCCCCGCCCGGGACGGCGGCTATTACCTGGTAGGCATGACGGCCCCACGGCGGGCCGTCTTCGAGGCCATCCCCTGGTCCTCACCCAAGACCCTCGAGGAGAGCGTGCGGAAGGCCCGCTCTCTGGGCCTTTCGGTGGCCTTCACCCGGGAGCTTTCGGACATCGACACCATCGAGGACCTCAAACGCCCCGGCCAGGCGCGGCCTGGAGCGCCCTGA
- a CDS encoding TIGR04283 family arsenosugar biosynthesis glycosyltransferase: MERISIIMPTLNEAGGLRSVLVALPLTEHEELVVVDGGSSDHTMGIAGEFARLVIAGERGRALQMNRGAERSTGDILLFLHADTVPPPGAFALVREALRDERVVAGAFDLAVEHPAAWFRLIEWGANLRSRLTRVPYGDQGLFMRRAVFERMRGFREMPLMEDIEMGCRLRRLGRIAFLRPPVRTHPRRWLAEGPLRTTLRDWSLALAYTVFGVRPERLARFYGDVR; encoded by the coding sequence GTGGAGAGGATTTCCATCATAATGCCCACGCTCAACGAGGCCGGGGGCCTCCGCTCCGTCCTTGTGGCCCTTCCCCTCACCGAGCACGAGGAGCTTGTCGTGGTGGACGGCGGAAGCTCCGACCACACGATGGGCATAGCGGGGGAGTTCGCCCGCCTGGTCATAGCGGGCGAGCGGGGACGGGCCCTCCAGATGAACAGGGGCGCGGAGCGCTCCACGGGGGACATCCTGCTCTTCCTGCACGCCGACACCGTTCCCCCTCCGGGGGCCTTCGCGCTTGTCAGGGAGGCCCTCAGGGACGAGCGGGTGGTGGCCGGGGCCTTCGACCTTGCCGTGGAGCACCCCGCCGCGTGGTTCAGGCTCATCGAGTGGGGGGCCAACCTGCGCTCGCGCCTCACCCGCGTTCCCTACGGCGACCAGGGGCTCTTCATGCGGCGCGCCGTCTTCGAGCGCATGAGAGGGTTCAGGGAGATGCCCCTCATGGAGGACATCGAGATGGGCTGCCGCCTGAGGAGGCTCGGCAGGATTGCCTTTCTCCGCCCCCCGGTGCGGACGCACCCGCGCAGGTGGCTTGCCGAAGGCCCTTTGCGCACCACCCTCAGGGACTGGTCCCTGGCCCTGGCCTATACCGTCTTCGGCGTAAGGCCCGAGAGGCTCGCGCGGTTTTACGGAGACGTCCGTTGA